Genomic DNA from Paenibacillus donghaensis:
TGTCGTGATGCCGCTGATTGGCTGGCTAGCGGCGATGGCGATTTTTCCGGGTGATGTGTATACGGTGACAGGGTATGTACTGCTGTTTGCGATCCCCACCGGTGTGGTGAGTGTGGTCTGGGTGTCGATCTATGGGGGCAATATTGCGCTTACGCTGGCACTGATCTTACTGGATACGCTGCTCTCGCCGCTGATCGTGCCGGGTACGCTGTACTTGCTGATGGGAGCGAGTGTGGAGATTGAGATCGGGGAGATGATGAAAGGTCTGCTGTGGATGGTGGTGCTGCCTTCCCTGGTCGGGATGCTGCTGAACCAATGGACCAAGGGCAAGGTCAATACCGTATGCGGCCCGCCGCTGGCACCTTTTGTGAAGGTGGGGCTGTTCGTGGTGGTCGCCATCAATGGGTCGAGCATTGCGCGTTATCTGAAGCATCCCGACGGCAAGCTGGTGCTGATTATCGCAGTGACCTTTGTGACAGTGTTGCTTGGCTATGTGATTGGAGCTCTGGTGGCGCGGCAGCGGCGCTGGAGCTATGAGGACGCAGTGGCGGTGCAGTTTAATTCGGGCATGCGCAATCTGAGTGCCGGTGCTGTACTCGCGGTCAAATATTTCCCTCCCGCCGTGGCCCTGCCGGTCATCTCCGGGATGCTGTTCCAGCAGATTCTGGCGGCCTTGTTCGGTTATTTCATTCGTGCCCGCGCCCGGCGGCTGCTGAGAATTCATGCGCCAGTGCAGCCTGCTCCGCCGGAGCGGCCGGTTTCCCATTAGCAGAGCGGGCCTCAGAGCAGCGCAGCACGCCTAAGCCAATTCTCCGAAACTACATAAGAGGCAGAATGGGCAAACGGGCCTGTTCTGCTTTTTTCATACAAATAAAGTCATAATTCGACAAAAAGTGATTTTATTTTTGAAAATACGTGCTAAATATATTCATTATCTATTGCTCATTTCCGATATTAATTGTAATAAATGTAATTGCATTGGGTCCTGGCTATGTATCGAACACTAAAGATGAATGAGGCGGAAGGATGTAGATCCCAGATGAAGATTCGAATGAAATTATCAATCATGATGATAGGTGTAACCCTGTTGTCCACTGCAGTTATGGGGGTCTTTATCTACAATAAGTCATCTGAAACCATTCTGGACTTGACCGAATCTTCGATGAACCAGGTGACCACGAACAAAGCGGAAACAATCGAAGCCATGATTGAGAAGGAGAAGAGAAGCATAGCGCTGGTGGCCGGTGAGACCGAGATCAAGCAGCTGCTGCTGAGTTCGCAGAACGGCGGGCTGGCTTCCAGTGGAACGCTGCAGAACACTGTGAATACCAAACTGCAGGAGCAGGTTAAGGATGCCGGCAATCTGG
This window encodes:
- a CDS encoding bile acid:sodium symporter family protein, which codes for MLANVRKGLIRSNTFLEKIMPLITPTAIAVGVLSEQTLLPHTGLVPWIFAFMTLVGSFKSNMHDMVTVLLKPQKLLILMLILHVVMPLIGWLAAMAIFPGDVYTVTGYVLLFAIPTGVVSVVWVSIYGGNIALTLALILLDTLLSPLIVPGTLYLLMGASVEIEIGEMMKGLLWMVVLPSLVGMLLNQWTKGKVNTVCGPPLAPFVKVGLFVVVAINGSSIARYLKHPDGKLVLIIAVTFVTVLLGYVIGALVARQRRWSYEDAVAVQFNSGMRNLSAGAVLAVKYFPPAVALPVISGMLFQQILAALFGYFIRARARRLLRIHAPVQPAPPERPVSH